ATCACCGCCGAGGGCCCGCCGATCTATCCGTTCAAGACCATCCTGCCGATGGCCGGCGCGGTGCTGCTGCTGCAGGGCATCGTCGAGGTCATCCGCTGCATCGTCTGCATCCGGCAGGGCGAGTGGCCCTCGCGTGAACACGACGTCGAAGAAGTCGACGTCGACAAGCTCAAGGAGATGGTGCACGTGAAGGATGAAGACATCGCCCGCCTCGACCAGTACGTCGTGCAGCAGGGGAGCACGAAATGAAGATACGCAAGGAACTCTGGTTCGGCTTCTCGCTGATGGCGATCATCCTGATCACGGTCGCCATCTTCACCCCCTGGGCAGGCTTCTTCGACGGCCACCTGAGCCGCGAGGACTTGGGTGCGCTGGGCCTGCTGATGCTGGGGCTGATCGTGGTGGCCATCATGCTGGGCTTCCCGACCGCGTTCACGCTGATGGGCATGGGCGTGTTCTTCGGCTGGCTCGCCTACCGCAGCGTCAACCCCGATCTGGCCGGCCAGCAGATCCTCGACCTGATGGTGCAGCGCGCCTACTCGGTGATGTCCAACGACGTGCTGATCGCGATCCCGCTGTTCGTGTTCATGGGCTATCTGGTCGAACGCGCCAACCTGATCGAGAAGCTCTTCAAGAGCCTGCACCTGGCGCTGGCGCGCCTGCCCGGTGCGCTGGCGGTGGCCACCATCGTGACCTGCGCGATCTTCGCCACCGCCACCGGCATCGTCGGCGCGGTGGTCACGCTGATGGGCCTGCTGGCGCTGCCGGCGATGCTGCGCGCGGGCTACGGCGTGCAGCTCGCCGCGGGTGCCATCACGGCCGGCGGCTGCCTGGGCATCCTGATCCCGCCGTCGGTGCTGCTGATCGTCTACGGCGCCACCGCCGGCGTGTCGGTGGTCAAGCTGTACGCCGGGGCGTTTTTTCCCGGCCTCATGCTGGCGGGCCTGTATGTCATCTACGTGGTCGTGATCGCCAAGCTGAAGCCGCACCTGGCGCCGCCGCTGTCGATGAGCGAACGCGAAGTCGCCCTGCCGCCGATCTCGCAGACGCTTTCCTCGCGTGGAAGCAACGCCATCAGCGGCCTGTTCGGCGCGCTCAAGGGCGCCGCGCTGCCCAAGGGCGCGGTGGCCGGGCAGCTGTTCGTCGCCCTGCTGCCGGCGATCTCGATCGTCGTCCTGCTGGCCTTCATGTACGGCAGCGCCACGGCCCCGGTGGCCAGCGTCGACACCACCGGCCTGGTGCAGGCGGGCAGCTCGTTCGACTCGGCCGGCGACACGCCCACCGAGCTCGGCGGACTCCAGGAGCCGCCCGCCGAATCCGGCGGCTTGCAGGA
This portion of the Leptothrix cholodnii SP-6 genome encodes:
- a CDS encoding TRAP transporter large permease, producing the protein MKIRKELWFGFSLMAIILITVAIFTPWAGFFDGHLSREDLGALGLLMLGLIVVAIMLGFPTAFTLMGMGVFFGWLAYRSVNPDLAGQQILDLMVQRAYSVMSNDVLIAIPLFVFMGYLVERANLIEKLFKSLHLALARLPGALAVATIVTCAIFATATGIVGAVVTLMGLLALPAMLRAGYGVQLAAGAITAGGCLGILIPPSVLLIVYGATAGVSVVKLYAGAFFPGLMLAGLYVIYVVVIAKLKPHLAPPLSMSEREVALPPISQTLSSRGSNAISGLFGALKGAALPKGAVAGQLFVALLPAISIVVLLAFMYGSATAPVASVDTTGLVQAGSSFDSAGDTPTELGGLQEPPAESGGLQEPPSESTGLQEPPSDDLKEPAGAAPATAPVAAAAEAPPAPERVPAGTWYWIVFGVGMAALLLTNVLMSWQRLEIFKMLLQSFFPLAVMIVAVLGSIVFGLATPTEAAAVGALGGLLLAGAYRYVAARQARAPSAMGQTIRDLGGIIKESSFLTAKTSAMVCWLFVGSSIFSAAFALLGGQELIEQWVLSLGLTTLQFMLLSQFIIFILGWPLEWTEIIVIFMPIFIPLLPKFGVDPLFFGLLVALNLQTAFLSPPVAMAAFYLKGVSPPHVTLNQIFAGMLPFMGIQVFALFLLYQFPAIGLWLPQVVYGR